Proteins encoded together in one Salvelinus namaycush isolate Seneca chromosome 26, SaNama_1.0, whole genome shotgun sequence window:
- the LOC120021039 gene encoding N-acetyllactosaminide beta-1,3-N-acetylglucosaminyltransferase 2, whose amino-acid sequence MVSIFVSISYSPPHLPVHFVAPGVSANSGALASHPLGPFWNLRLEDSALWNQLQHLWDRRHNPILRGNSTAGMITRISTQPPEMEVSSDCGPDKCWLPHLPDFNTLPEQMRAFVQSMHCRVYPFLMNQPRVCAGNESTGPELPMLLMAIKSQVGNFENRQAIRETWGRSGWVKGELGGRGGLVRTVFLLGRQDSTTGPHPDLGGLLMLESQQYGDILQWDFRDTFFNLTLKDLLFWHWLQNHCPGAQFVFKGDDDVFVRTSSLLDYLHKQREENGMWSADRNKTEKIKDLFVGDVIQNAMPNRQPTTKYYISESFYKGAYPPYAGGGGVVYSGALAMRLRQVSERVHLFPIDDVYLGMCLHRLGVAPIHHPGFYTFDLPETEREKPCSYSSVLLVHKRNPKEMLTLWRRLQSPPSPC is encoded by the coding sequence ATGGTGTCCATATTTGTATCCATATCCTACTCCCCTCCCCACCTACCTGTCCACTTTGTTGCCCCAGGGGTCTCTGCCAACTCTGGGGCACTGGCCTCCCATCCCCTGGGCCCCTTCTGGAACCTTCGCCTGGAGGACAGTGCTTTGTGGAACCAGCTTCAGCATCTCTGGGACCGGCGCCATAACCCCATTTTGAGGGGCAACTCAACTGCAGGTATGATCACAAGGATTAGCACTCAGCCACCAGAGATGGAGGTCTCCTCAGACTGTGGCCCAGACAAGTGCTGGCTGCCTCACCTACCTGACTTCAATACCCTGCCAGAGCAGATGAGGGCATTCGTCCAGTCCATGCATTGCAGGGTGTACCCCTTCCTCATGAACCAGCCCAGAGTGTGTGCTGGCAATGAAAGCACTGGGCCGGAGCTACCTATGCTGCTAATGGCCATCAAATCCCAGGTGGGTAACTTTGAGAACAGGCAGGCTATCCGGGAAACATGGGGGAGAAGTGGCTGGGTGAAGGGGGAGCTCGGGGGGAGAGGTGGGCTGGTGCGCACAGTCTTTCTGCTGGGTAGACAGGACTCGACAACGGGCCCTCACCCAGACCTTGGGGGCCTCCTGATGCTGGAGAGCCAGCAGTATGGGGACATCCTGCAGTGGGACTTCAGGGACACTTTCTTTAACCTGACCCTGAAAGATCTGCTTTTCTGGCATTGGCTTCAGAACCACTGTCCAGGGGCACAGTTTGTCTTCAAGGGTGATGATGATGTTTTTGTTAGGACAAGTTCTCTCCTGGACTACCTGCATAAACAGAGGGAGGAGAACGGCATGTGGAGCGCAGATAGGAACAAAACTGAGAAGATAAAGGATTTATTTGTGGGGGATGTAATTCAGAATGCAATGCCAAACCGACAGCCAACCACCAAATACTATATCTCAGAGAGTTTTTACAAAGGTGCATACCCACCATATGCTGGTGGAGGAGGGGTGGTGTACTCTGGTGCACTTGCTATGCGTCTGAGACAAGTGTCAGAGAGGGTGCATCTGTTCCCCATCGATGATGTGTATCTGGGCATGTGCCTCCACAGACTTGGGGTGGCCCCCATCCATCACCCTGGATTTTATACCTTTGATCTcccagaaacagagagagagaagccttgTTCTTACAGCTCTGTGCTACTGGTTCATAAGCGAAACCCTAAAGAGATGCTCACACTATGGAGGCGGCTGCAGAGTCCACCCTCACCATGCTGA